A genome region from Acidimicrobiales bacterium includes the following:
- a CDS encoding iron ABC transporter permease, translated as MSAATSRVLDHEVDPGSRRARRHPARTRGPSPGLLLAGLAVAAAAVLPAVYLVIRASEPGVDRMLEVATAGRTMELLVRTALLAVSVTGASILIAVPLAWLTVRSDLPLRRMWVVLTALPLAIPTYVGGFTFVAALGPRGLVQGWLAPLGVDRLPSIYGFPGAWLALTLFTYPYVLLTVRAALRRIDPALEEASRTLGRGRIATFWHVTLPQLRPSITAGALLVALYTLSDFGAVSLLRFDSFTRVIFAQYRGSLDRSAAATLGLMLMALTLVVLTAETRTRGRSGYHRLHGSGARASVTTPLGRWRWPAFAACSVLVTIALALPLGVIGYWLARGIAAGEPLRLTTTLAANSVVASALGAVAALAAAWPVAVLAARHPGRVSGLIERASFTGYALPGVVVALSLVFFGARVVPAVYQTRTLLVFAYVVLFLPQAVGALRASLLQVPPSLEEASRLLGKRRLATTRQVVFPLVRPGVLAGLALVFLTCMKELPATLLLAPTGHATLATQVWNATSEAFFGRAAAPALALVLLSSLPMALLVLRESEREPSSSTDPSADRLPLDDPVRRSAPGPTS; from the coding sequence GTGTCCGCCGCGACGAGCCGGGTGCTCGACCACGAGGTCGACCCCGGCTCGCGGCGCGCCCGGCGCCACCCCGCTCGCACCCGGGGCCCCTCACCCGGCCTGCTGCTCGCCGGCCTCGCCGTCGCCGCCGCTGCCGTGCTGCCCGCGGTCTACCTGGTCATCCGGGCCTCGGAGCCCGGCGTCGACCGGATGCTGGAGGTGGCCACAGCCGGCCGCACCATGGAGCTGCTGGTGCGCACCGCACTGCTCGCCGTCTCCGTCACCGGTGCGTCGATCCTCATCGCCGTCCCCCTCGCCTGGCTCACGGTCCGCAGCGACCTGCCGCTGCGGCGGATGTGGGTCGTGCTCACCGCGCTCCCCCTGGCCATCCCCACCTACGTCGGCGGCTTCACCTTCGTCGCCGCCCTGGGCCCCCGTGGGCTGGTGCAGGGGTGGTTGGCGCCCCTCGGGGTCGACCGGCTCCCCTCCATCTACGGCTTCCCGGGTGCCTGGCTGGCGCTGACCCTCTTCACCTACCCCTACGTGCTCCTCACGGTCCGCGCCGCCCTGCGCCGGATCGACCCCGCCCTCGAGGAGGCCAGCCGCACGCTCGGTCGGGGCCGGATCGCCACCTTCTGGCACGTGACGCTGCCCCAGCTGCGGCCCTCGATCACCGCCGGTGCCCTGCTCGTCGCCCTCTACACCCTGAGCGACTTCGGAGCCGTCTCCCTCCTTCGCTTCGACTCGTTCACCCGGGTGATCTTCGCCCAGTACCGCGGCTCGCTCGACCGCTCCGCCGCCGCCACCCTCGGCCTGATGCTCATGGCCCTCACCCTCGTGGTGCTCACCGCCGAGACCCGCACGCGCGGCCGTAGCGGCTACCACCGCCTCCACGGCAGCGGGGCTCGGGCGTCGGTGACCACCCCGCTCGGGCGGTGGCGTTGGCCCGCGTTCGCCGCGTGCAGCGTGCTGGTGACCATCGCCCTGGCCCTGCCCCTCGGGGTGATCGGCTACTGGCTGGCGAGGGGCATCGCTGCCGGGGAGCCACTGCGCCTCACCACGACGTTGGCAGCCAACTCCGTGGTCGCCTCGGCGTTGGGGGCGGTGGCAGCGTTGGCAGCTGCCTGGCCAGTCGCTGTGCTGGCCGCCCGCCACCCGGGGCGCGTGTCCGGGCTCATCGAGCGGGCGTCGTTCACCGGCTACGCCCTGCCCGGCGTGGTGGTGGCCCTGTCGCTGGTGTTCTTCGGTGCCCGCGTCGTTCCGGCGGTGTACCAGACCAGGACCCTGCTGGTCTTCGCCTACGTCGTGCTGTTCCTCCCCCAGGCGGTGGGGGCGCTGCGAGCCTCGCTGCTGCAGGTGCCACCCTCGCTCGAGGAGGCGTCACGCCTGCTCGGCAAGCGGCGGCTGGCGACGACCCGCCAGGTCGTCTTCCCACTCGTCCGGCCCGGGGTCCTGGCCGGCCTGGCCCTGGTGTTCCTCACCTGCATGAAGGAGCTGCCCGCCACGCTCCTGCTGGCACCCACCGGCCACGCCACCCTCGCCACCCAGGTCTGGAACGCGACGAGCGAGGCGTTCTTCGGGCGGGCGGCGGCGCCCGCCCTGGCGCTGGTGCTGCTCTCGTCGCTGCCCATGGCGCTCTTGGTGCTGCGCGAGTCCGAGCGAGAGCCCTCCTCGAGCACCGACCCATCCGCCGATCGGCTCCCCCTCGACGACCCCGTGCGGCGCAGCGCGCCCGGCCCCACCAGCTGA
- a CDS encoding patatin-like phospholipase family protein — protein sequence MAGIALVLGAGGVVGHAWHAGVLTALEETTRWDPRSAEIVVGTSAGSVVGALLRGGFAAADIYARSTGGRLSDEGRRALAQAGIKGPPRSFSRADAATGPRWSPASPGLATRTVLAPWRLRPGLLMAGILPRGRVDTTAIGDAARAFHPSGWPDRSLWLCAVRLDDGHRVVFGRDEGTVDLGHAVEASCAIPGFFRPVPIDGRDHVDGGVHSPTNADVLAGLDLDLILVSSSMSLDSSALRRPALDRMVRVGHRAALQREVTVLRTDRSRVITLQPGPDDLAVMGPTSRSMDESRRKAVAERARQTTLRRLRSDRLRDELSALG from the coding sequence GTGGCAGGCATCGCTCTCGTGCTCGGCGCCGGCGGTGTGGTCGGCCACGCCTGGCACGCCGGCGTGCTCACCGCCCTCGAGGAGACCACGCGGTGGGACCCCCGGTCGGCCGAGATCGTCGTCGGGACCTCGGCCGGGTCGGTGGTGGGGGCCCTGCTGCGCGGCGGGTTCGCCGCCGCCGACATCTATGCGCGCTCCACCGGCGGGCGCCTGTCCGACGAGGGCCGGCGCGCGCTGGCCCAGGCCGGCATCAAGGGACCGCCGCGCTCGTTCTCCCGAGCCGACGCGGCGACCGGCCCGCGCTGGTCGCCGGCGTCGCCGGGGTTGGCCACCCGGACCGTCCTCGCCCCCTGGCGGTTGCGACCAGGCCTGCTCATGGCCGGCATCCTGCCCCGCGGCCGCGTCGACACCACCGCCATCGGCGACGCCGCCCGGGCGTTCCACCCCTCGGGGTGGCCCGACCGGTCGCTGTGGCTGTGCGCCGTGCGGCTCGACGACGGCCACCGCGTGGTCTTCGGTCGCGACGAGGGGACGGTCGACCTCGGCCACGCCGTCGAGGCGTCATGCGCCATCCCGGGCTTCTTCCGACCCGTGCCCATCGACGGCCGCGACCACGTGGACGGGGGCGTCCACTCGCCCACCAACGCCGACGTCCTCGCCGGCCTCGACCTCGACCTCATCCTCGTGTCGTCGTCGATGTCGCTCGACTCCAGCGCCCTGCGACGACCCGCCCTCGACCGCATGGTGCGGGTGGGCCACCGCGCCGCCCTCCAGCGCGAGGTGACCGTGTTGCGGACCGACCGGAGCCGGGTGATCACCCTCCAGCCCGGGCCCGACGACCTCGCCGTCATGGGGCCCACCTCCAGGTCCATGGACGAGAGCAGGCGCAAGGCGGTGGCCGAGCGAGCCCGCCAGACGACGCTGCGGCGCCTCCGCTCCGACCGCCTGAGGGACGAGCTCAGCGCCCTCGGTTGA
- a CDS encoding YceI family protein produces the protein MTDTATTTVTRSVQGAEVPTPGTFEIDPSHSEVGFTVRHLGLSKVRGRFGAFFGTVVVADDPTDSSVEAEIDLASVDTRDEGRDTHLRSADFFDAEVHPAMTFRSRRVSAAAGGWRVEGDLTIKGVSQPVILDTTFEGAISADPWGSARIAFTAEAEIDREAFGLTWNQALETGGVLVGRKVKVQLEIQAVRTA, from the coding sequence ATGACAGACACCGCGACCACCACCGTCACCCGCAGCGTTCAGGGCGCCGAGGTGCCCACTCCCGGCACGTTCGAGATCGACCCCTCCCACTCGGAGGTGGGCTTCACCGTCCGCCACCTCGGCCTGTCGAAGGTCCGGGGACGCTTCGGCGCCTTCTTCGGCACCGTCGTGGTGGCCGACGACCCGACCGACTCGTCGGTGGAGGCCGAGATCGACCTGGCCAGCGTCGACACCCGCGACGAGGGCCGCGACACCCACCTCCGCTCCGCCGACTTCTTCGACGCGGAGGTTCACCCGGCCATGACGTTCCGTTCGCGCCGGGTCAGCGCAGCGGCGGGGGGCTGGAGGGTGGAGGGCGACCTCACCATCAAGGGCGTCAGCCAGCCGGTGATCCTCGACACCACCTTCGAGGGCGCCATCAGCGCCGACCCGTGGGGCAGCGCCCGGATCGCCTTCACGGCTGAGGCCGAGATCGATCGTGAGGCCTTCGGCCTGACGTGGAACCAGGCCCTCGAGACCGGCGGTGTACTCGTCGGGCGCAAGGTCAAGGTCCAGCTGGAGATCCAGGCCGTCCGCACCGCCTAG
- a CDS encoding MarR family transcriptional regulator has protein sequence MAPPAPGALDDLLAEGQERITAYGMLLEARASLVSAVADELEATSGLSPAWFEVLVRLARSPGKQMRMSELAAQVLFSTSGLTRLIDRMEHAALVRRESCPDDRRGAFAVLTDDGLAALERALPAHLESLDRHLVDPLGARGLATLTALLERLRDATRSADPADA, from the coding sequence ATGGCTCCCCCGGCTCCCGGCGCGCTCGACGACCTGCTGGCCGAGGGCCAGGAGCGCATCACCGCCTACGGGATGCTGCTGGAGGCGCGGGCCTCTCTGGTCAGTGCGGTCGCCGACGAGCTCGAGGCGACATCGGGCCTCTCCCCTGCCTGGTTCGAGGTACTGGTGCGGCTCGCCCGCAGCCCGGGCAAGCAGATGCGCATGAGCGAGCTCGCCGCCCAGGTCCTGTTCAGCACCAGCGGCCTCACCCGGCTGATCGACCGCATGGAGCACGCCGCGCTCGTGCGGCGGGAGTCGTGTCCCGATGACCGGCGCGGGGCCTTCGCTGTGCTCACCGACGACGGGCTCGCCGCGCTTGAGCGAGCGCTCCCGGCCCACCTCGAGAGCCTCGACCGGCACCTGGTCGACCCTCTCGGCGCCCGCGGCCTCGCCACCCTGACGGCGCTGCTCGAGCGGCTGCGGGACGCGACCCGGTCCGCCGACCCCGCCGACGCCTGA
- a CDS encoding metal-dependent transcriptional regulator has protein sequence MTEPHAAFEEYCEAIFELREDDLDVIQARIADRLGVSRPAVSEMVRRLAAEGLVTLDDGIRLTKPGLALAERTVRRHRLAERFLTDILGLSWAEAHQEAGRWEHVLNDTVEAAMDRLLGSPTTCPHGNPIPGSDYDEPDLVPLAQIPVGSAFTVTRIPEELEFTPGLLEFLESCKLQPGRNGTMVAASPDGTVTVTVDDQTVGIGAFAATRVLVATVGAAVPSV, from the coding sequence ATGACCGAGCCCCACGCCGCCTTCGAGGAGTACTGCGAGGCCATCTTCGAATTGCGGGAGGACGACCTCGACGTCATCCAGGCCCGCATCGCCGATCGGCTCGGCGTCTCCCGGCCTGCCGTGTCGGAGATGGTGCGGCGGCTGGCGGCCGAGGGCCTGGTCACGCTCGACGACGGGATCCGGCTCACCAAGCCGGGCCTCGCCCTGGCCGAGCGGACCGTCCGTCGTCACCGGCTGGCCGAGCGCTTCCTCACCGACATCCTGGGGCTGAGCTGGGCCGAGGCCCACCAGGAGGCGGGCCGGTGGGAGCACGTGCTCAACGACACCGTCGAGGCGGCCATGGACCGACTCCTCGGGAGCCCCACCACCTGCCCGCACGGCAACCCGATCCCCGGCTCCGACTACGACGAGCCCGACCTGGTGCCGCTCGCCCAGATCCCGGTGGGGTCGGCCTTCACCGTCACCCGGATCCCGGAGGAGCTCGAGTTCACCCCCGGCCTGCTGGAGTTCCTCGAGTCCTGCAAGCTCCAGCCCGGGCGCAACGGGACGATGGTCGCCGCCTCGCCCGACGGGACCGTCACCGTCACCGTCGACGACCAGACGGTCGGCATCGGCGCCTTCGCGGCGACCCGCGTCCTGGTCGCCACGGTGGGCGCGGCCGTCCCGTCCGTCTGA
- a CDS encoding iron ABC transporter substrate-binding protein encodes MKRRSPFLVLTVLLALLAAACGGDDAGTSTDAGNGTTTTAADGGSITVYSGRSEELVGPIIERFEEETGITVEVRYGDTAEMAATILEEGSNSPADVFFGQDAGALGALSSAGRLQTLDDDLLDQVDEQFRSPDGEWIGLSGRARTVVYNTDALSEDDLPDSILDFTDPEWSGRLGWAPTNGSFQAFVTALRVLEGEDGARSWLEGIQANDVQVYEKNSAIVEAVASGEIEAGFVNHYYLYRFLAEDPDFPAANKFYTDGDPGALINIAGAGIVDTAANPDAASRFIEFLLSDEGQEYFAAETFELPLVDGVEPAVELPDLEALRQPAIDLDQLEDLDGTLRLLTEVGLI; translated from the coding sequence ATGAAGCGACGATCCCCCTTCCTCGTGCTCACCGTCCTCCTCGCCCTCCTGGCGGCGGCCTGCGGCGGCGACGACGCCGGCACCAGCACCGACGCCGGCAACGGCACCACGACCACCGCCGCCGACGGCGGCTCCATCACGGTGTACTCCGGCCGCAGCGAGGAGCTCGTGGGGCCGATCATCGAGCGCTTCGAGGAGGAGACCGGCATCACCGTCGAGGTGCGCTACGGCGACACCGCCGAGATGGCCGCCACCATCCTCGAGGAGGGCAGCAACTCCCCGGCCGACGTGTTCTTCGGCCAGGACGCCGGCGCCCTCGGCGCCCTGTCATCCGCCGGGCGCCTCCAGACCCTCGACGACGACCTGCTCGACCAGGTCGACGAGCAGTTCCGCTCTCCCGACGGCGAGTGGATCGGCCTCTCGGGCCGGGCCCGCACCGTCGTCTACAACACCGACGCGCTGAGCGAGGACGACCTGCCCGACTCCATCCTCGACTTCACCGACCCCGAGTGGAGCGGCCGGCTCGGCTGGGCCCCCACCAACGGCTCCTTCCAGGCCTTCGTGACCGCCCTGCGGGTGCTCGAGGGCGAGGACGGCGCCCGATCGTGGCTCGAGGGGATCCAGGCCAACGACGTCCAGGTCTACGAGAAGAACTCCGCCATCGTGGAGGCGGTGGCGAGCGGCGAGATCGAGGCCGGTTTCGTGAACCACTACTACCTGTACCGGTTCCTCGCCGAGGACCCCGACTTCCCCGCCGCCAACAAGTTCTACACCGATGGCGACCCCGGGGCCCTGATCAACATCGCCGGTGCCGGCATCGTCGACACCGCCGCCAACCCTGATGCCGCCAGCCGCTTCATCGAGTTCCTCCTGAGCGACGAGGGCCAGGAGTACTTCGCCGCCGAGACCTTCGAGCTGCCCCTGGTCGACGGCGTCGAGCCGGCGGTCGAGCTGCCCGATCTGGAGGCGCTGCGCCAGCCCGCAATCGACCTCGACCAGCTCGAGGACCTCGACGGCACCCTGCGCCTGCTGACCGAGGTTGGCCTCATCTAG
- a CDS encoding ABC transporter ATP-binding protein has protein sequence MNISPSRLASTSDAIVVDRISKRFGSVPVLRDVSLRVAPGSVVALLGPSGCGKTTLLRTIAGLEVPDSGTVAVGERVLTSSRTVVPPERRQIGMVFQDWALFPHLSVGRNVAYGLDRAARRSRRVDETLALVGLAGLADRAPGTLSGGQQQRVALARALAPQPLVLLLDEPFSNLDTSLRVEVRTEVHRLLAELGVTTVFVTHDQEEAFVLGDEVAVMRDGAIEQQATPAEIYAAPASPWVAGFVGDANLVVGTADGEGAATPVGWVPVAGDPTGPRLEVLLRPEDLRVAPGDAASVELVEFYGHDTVYDIRLDDGSSVRARVGAAPTFRRGDRVDISYLGPPASAWGRERADRLTVWS, from the coding sequence ATGAACATCTCCCCGTCCCGCCTCGCGAGCACCTCCGACGCCATCGTCGTCGACCGGATCTCGAAGCGCTTCGGATCCGTCCCGGTGCTCCGTGACGTGTCGTTGCGGGTAGCGCCGGGCTCCGTGGTGGCCCTGCTCGGCCCCAGCGGGTGCGGGAAGACGACCCTGCTGCGCACCATCGCCGGCCTCGAGGTGCCCGACTCCGGCACCGTCGCCGTCGGCGAGCGGGTGCTGACCTCGTCGCGGACCGTGGTGCCCCCCGAGCGGCGTCAGATCGGGATGGTCTTCCAGGACTGGGCCCTCTTCCCCCACCTGAGCGTGGGCCGCAACGTGGCATACGGGCTCGACCGGGCCGCCCGCCGCTCGCGCCGCGTCGACGAGACGCTGGCCCTGGTGGGCCTCGCCGGCCTCGCCGACCGGGCGCCGGGAACGCTCTCGGGCGGCCAGCAGCAGCGTGTCGCCCTTGCCCGGGCGCTGGCTCCCCAGCCGTTGGTCCTCCTCCTCGACGAGCCGTTCTCGAACCTCGACACCTCGCTGCGCGTCGAGGTGCGCACCGAGGTCCACCGCCTCCTCGCCGAGCTGGGCGTGACCACCGTCTTCGTGACCCACGACCAGGAGGAGGCCTTCGTCCTCGGAGACGAGGTGGCCGTGATGCGCGACGGCGCCATCGAACAGCAAGCCACGCCGGCCGAGATCTACGCCGCCCCGGCCTCACCGTGGGTCGCCGGCTTCGTGGGCGACGCCAACCTGGTCGTGGGCACGGCCGACGGTGAGGGGGCGGCGACGCCGGTGGGCTGGGTCCCGGTCGCGGGCGACCCGACGGGGCCACGCCTCGAGGTGCTGCTGCGGCCCGAGGACCTCCGAGTCGCACCGGGCGACGCCGCCTCGGTGGAGCTGGTGGAGTTCTACGGCCACGACACCGTCTACGACATCCGCCTCGACGACGGGTCGTCGGTGCGGGCCCGGGTGGGCGCTGCGCCCACCTTCCGTCGTGGCGACCGCGTCGACATCAGCTACCTCGGCCCACCCGCCTCGGCGTGGGGCCGGGAGAGGGCCGACCGGCTCACGGTCTGGTCGTAG
- the hemE gene encoding uroporphyrinogen decarboxylase yields MPPPPVAADASPFLAACRRQPVPHTPVWFMRQAGRSLPEYRAVRERAGTFDAMVRDPATAAEVTLQPVRRLGVDAAILFSDIVTPVQALLPGLAILPGRGPVLEEPIRTRSDLDRLRPLEPEVDIPYVLETVRLVRAELDPSVALIGFAGAPFTVASYLVEGGKSREYRHTKALMYGQPDVWAELADRLADISLATLRAQVAAGAQAVQVFDSWVGALSADDYRTYVLPASRRIFEGLADLGVPRIHFGVGTGHLLGLMAEAGADVVGVDWRTPLDEARRIVGPDRAVQGNLDPTTLFAPDDVLDDRVRRVLAAGTGPGHVFNLGWGVLPEIDPDRLRRVVDLVHAETTT; encoded by the coding sequence GTGCCGCCGCCCCCCGTCGCAGCTGACGCCTCGCCGTTCCTCGCCGCCTGCCGGCGGCAGCCGGTGCCCCACACGCCGGTGTGGTTCATGCGCCAGGCCGGCCGCTCGCTCCCCGAGTACCGCGCCGTGCGCGAGCGAGCGGGCACCTTCGACGCCATGGTGCGCGACCCGGCCACCGCCGCCGAGGTCACCCTCCAGCCCGTGCGCCGGCTCGGGGTCGACGCCGCCATCCTCTTCTCCGACATCGTGACGCCGGTGCAGGCCCTGCTCCCCGGCCTCGCCATCCTCCCGGGGCGGGGCCCGGTGCTCGAGGAGCCCATCCGCACCCGGTCCGACCTCGACCGCCTCCGGCCCCTCGAGCCCGAGGTCGACATCCCCTACGTCCTCGAGACGGTGCGCCTGGTGCGAGCCGAGCTGGACCCGTCCGTGGCGCTCATCGGCTTCGCCGGGGCACCCTTCACGGTCGCCAGCTACCTCGTCGAGGGGGGCAAGTCGCGCGAGTACCGCCACACCAAGGCGCTCATGTACGGCCAGCCCGACGTGTGGGCCGAGCTGGCCGACCGGCTGGCCGACATCAGCCTCGCCACCCTCCGCGCCCAGGTCGCCGCCGGTGCCCAGGCCGTGCAGGTGTTCGACTCGTGGGTCGGCGCCCTGTCCGCCGACGACTACCGCACCTACGTCCTCCCCGCCTCCCGCCGCATCTTCGAAGGCCTGGCCGACCTCGGCGTGCCCCGCATCCACTTCGGGGTGGGCACCGGCCACCTGCTCGGCCTCATGGCCGAGGCCGGCGCCGACGTGGTGGGCGTCGACTGGCGCACACCGCTGGACGAGGCCCGCCGGATCGTGGGCCCCGACCGGGCCGTGCAGGGCAACCTCGACCCCACCACGCTCTTCGCCCCCGACGACGTGCTCGACGACCGGGTCCGCCGGGTCCTCGCCGCCGGCACTGGCCCCGGCCACGTGTTCAACCTGGGCTGGGGTGTCCTGCCCGAGATCGACCCCGACCGCCTCCGCCGCGTCGTCGACCTCGTCCACGCCGAGACCACCACGTGA